In Opisthocomus hoazin isolate bOpiHoa1 chromosome 12, bOpiHoa1.hap1, whole genome shotgun sequence, the sequence CGTGGTGATGACAGCGGCCCCGTGGCTCCCCACGGATGGAGCTGTACTGGGCACTGAGGAGGGAACAACCTCGCTAAAGCCTGGGCAGTGTTTATCTGCAGCACGGCGACAGGAAAAGGCTGCGAAAAGCTGGTTTCCTGGCGGGGAagctctccagcagcacagctgctccGGCTCTGCTCCCGCTCCCATCGCCTCCCGCAGACCTGCAGGTCCCCGACTTGCCCTCGGGCAGGGACGAAGGGTCAGCGTGTCCTGTCCCCTCCTGCCCGCCCGGCGCACAGCCAGGTCCTGCGTGCCCAGCCTGCTCTCGCCACGCTTGGGGTGCTCTCAACCTCGCAGGGGTTCCCTGGCCGCGGTACCCCTGGGAGCTAAACCGCCCGTCTCTTCATCTCGTGGCAGGTGGGAACAGTTTGACAAGAAGTACCTGAGCCAGCTCCTGATGCGCAAGTCTGCCTACAGGCTGCGGGACGAGATCTGGGACGTTTACTACAAGCTGAACATCCGCGATGCGATCAGCTTCGTTGACCAGGTAGGGACGAGCGGGCGCACGGTGGGGACCGGGCGGTGGGATGGCCCCGGCCGGAGCCGTGTCCCCTCTGGCCAGGCAGCGGGGGACCCCCCCTACACCCGGCTGGgtccccgctgccagccctgcccttccACCTCCCAGGGTGGCCACGTGCTCTCGGCCGCCAAGCTGGCGCTGCCCTCCATGCCCAGCCGCACGTCCATGTCGGAGTCGTCAGTCACAAACCTCCTGTGAGTACGAGCATCCCTCCGAACCCCTGGGCAAGACCTCGCTGGACCCCCGCAGCCACCCACTTCCTCGTGGGTGGGTTGTGccagggctggcgggggggctggCAGAATGCAGGCGCAGAGCCCAGCGtctccatctccacctccatGGTCCCTCCGTCTCCATCTCCCGCCCAGGAGGGAGAGCGGGAGCGGCGCGTGCCTGGACCTGCAGGTGATCGACACGGTGCGGAGCCGTCGGGACAAGGAGGACGCTGCCATGCACCACGTGCTGCGAGGGAGCCTCTACAAGCCGCGCCGGCGGGTGAGCGCTCCCCGGCCGTGGTGTGTGGCTGACCCCGAGGGTAGCAGCACCCGCAAGAGAAGCAGGGATGGAGGATGCTCCGCGGGGCCAGCTGCTCACCCTGTGTCTCTTTGCCTCTCCCTCGGCCAGTACAAGGCCAGCTACAGCCGTCACTTCATCTCTCCAGATAAACAAGAGCGCCAAGATAAAGAAATCTTCCGGCAGAACATGAAGAGGCGGCTGGAGACCTTCAAGTCCACAAAGCACAACGTCTGCTCCTCCAAGAGCAAGGCCAGGCTGAAGGAAAAGGGCAGGAAAAAGGCAAGCGCTCCCCAGATGCCTGCTCCTTTCCTAGCTCTGGGATTTGCCCTGCCCCGGGATGCAGACAGTGAGGTCCTTCGGGGCGTAGGCAaggtgctgcagggcagcagcagctccagagccGCTGTGGAGAGCAGCTCATCTCCTCTCAGTCCTGCGTATGCTGCCTGTGAGCGCATGGGTGTCacatgtccgtgtgtccccacCATGCTGGCGCTGCTCTGGGATGGCTGTTCCCTGGGCAAAGCAGTCCCAAGCCCAGGAGGAGCCCCACGTTTGCTTTCTAAGAGCTCTGGTCATAAGGTAGCCTGAACATCGGTGCAGATCCAGGCTCAGAAGTGTGGCACTGAGACTTAAGCTGGGCCTTAGGTGTCTTGTCTCATTTGGAGGCTCTTGAAGGCATTGCAGCAGAGCTGTTTATTGTAGGGCCGTGAAGATGCAACGTCTAAGGACGAGGAGCCGCTGACTGCTGGCCGCTGTCTAGCCGGGGTGGGAATCTGTGTCCCTGGGGTTACCCTGGCTTGCAGGGCCACCAGGGTTTGGGTCAGGGGTTTGTGTGGGGCAGATCCCAGCTGGTCCCTCTTCTTTTGCAGAAGAACATCTCTCTGAGCAGTGATGCACCCAACGGGAAGATGCCCAGAAATGTCCCCTGGCAGGAGGCAGGTAAGGCCGGTGGCAGGCGAGGTTTGCAGGTGCTGGCAAGGGGGAcctggtggggtgggatggagcagcctgtcATGCTTGCCCACCACCAGCTCGGTGGGCATGACAGCACCCAGGGTTCCGGGTCCTTCTCCCATGGGTGCTGTCCTTCCCCCACCGGCTGCCGTATCCCCCCAGCCAACTCCTTCCATCTGGCTGCAGCTCCCGTCCTGGTGATGGTCagctcagaggaggaggagagtgatAGCtcggagacagagagagaggacgATGAAGGGATTGTATTCGTCGCTCGAGCCACCGATGAGGTCCTGCAAGGAAAGACGACTCCTGGTAGGCACCGGTGCTCCCATGCCAGGGCAGCTGCTGTTGGGTAGCTTCTCCTTCCTCCGCCTGAGGAGTAAAGCTGCCTTGGCCTGGGCAAAACCAGAGTCAGCAGAGCACAGATGGGAGAATCGCTCTTCTCTGTGGCTCTGGGGGGACGGCAGAGCCTCCCCGGTGGCTCCCGCATCCCTGGGCCAGCTGGCCATTTGGTAGTGGTTGGTTCCGCAGTGTTCAGAGAGCAAGAGCGGTGCCAGATCCCTCTTACTGTCCCTCCTTCTGCACCCCCAGGCAGCCTGGATGTCTGCCCCAGTCCCTGCATCATCCCACCATCGCCTACCTTGGCAGAGAAGGAGCTGCCGTGGAAAGGAGACCAGGCTGATCTGGCTGTTTACGTCTCCTCGGAGACCACCAAAATCGTGCCAGTGGATATGCAGAAGGCGTGGAACCAAAGCATCTCCTCCCTGGAAAGCATTGCTTCCCCACCAGGCATCGAGAGCGGACCTCAGCACAGGAGATTCGCCTGCCCTGTGCTGGAGGAGCAACCCCAGTCTGCGAGCTCGGCAGTGCCGGAGCGGAGCTCCTGCTTCCAGTTCCCCAGCCACATCTCTAAGAGCGGCCGGTCGCAGAGCGACAGCAGCCCGGACGGcgctgagcagcaggagctgcagcctttgATGGCCacggaggagcagggcagggtgctgcccgcTGCGGAGCCCAGGTGGATGATGTTCAACAGAGCCAGCCACCTCTGAGGCTGACCACGgatggggaaggggctgcaggcgGGCTGTGACCTGCTGACCGCTCTGCTGTCTTGCCTTGTGTCTCCATAAACTCCGGGAGCGGCAGGAGAACCCAGTGCTCCTCCTGGAGCTGCACTCCGCGGTGGGCTTTGCCCATGCTCCGACTGATGCAAAACTGGTCGATAATTGGGTTTCATGCTGCGACAGCAGGTACCAGCCCCCGTCCACCCAGGGAGGCGCAGACCCCAaacctctttcttcctctctggtcCCTACACATCTTTACAGCGCTGGGAGGGTGGAGATGTTCCTCCCAGGGCTGGGATCCCAGTCAGGCTTGGTCCCACCGTGGCCGTGCCGCCCTGCGGCGTGGGGGTGCCGGCTCACGGGCCGGGGCTGCCCACAGGTGTGGGAGCAGGAGCTGATCTCCAGCCTGGCTGTGAGTAGGAGACCTGCGGGGAGAGGGCTGTCAGCGGCGGCTGGTCCACGAGAGCCCGTCCACACCCGGAGACCGAGCCGTTGGCTTCGAGGTTGCTGCCGTGCTGGTTCCTCACAGCATGCATGGAGCTCAGCCGGAGATCGGCTCCTTGCCATGGCAGCAATGCGTTCCCCGGGTTATGGAGGTACCGCGGAAGCAAGGCCATGACCTTCTCAGGACTGGGAGCAGCGCTCCCGGGGCTCGGCTCCACCAGGAGCCGGACTAGTGAACCTGTACGCACAGGGACTCCTCTCGCAGCTGACCTGCTGTGCCAGCCTCGCGCCCTGTTGTCTGGATGTGCTCCCAATAGCGGCGGTGTTCAGCTTTCTGGCTTTGCTGGGAGGCAGCTGCCctgcacagcctccctggcaTTCATCCTGTGCACATCCCAGTCCTTCCAGTTGCCTGGGGCCTGTCAGCTGGGAGGGCTGGTCATGGCGCGAGGAGTGGAGCGAGCAGCAGGTATGAATGTACATCGGGAACAGGGGTGATGGGCCAGAGCTGAGCGCATCTTAAAAGGTCTGTCCCCACCACTCGCCTCCCAGGTGCCCCCGGTCACTCCTGAGAGGGTGGTGGGACCCAGTGGCGATGGCCCACACAGTGAATTATCCCTGGCGTGACCCCCAAGGACCAAGAGCGGCCCCCCAAGAACTGCTCAGCGTGCAGAAGCTCAGCACGGCAGCTGGGCGCCGGCAATGCGGGAGGGTTGGGGGTGCTCCTCTTAAGGAAGAATGGGCCTTAATGCCCCAAAGCAGGTCGTTAATTATCTGTTCCAGCTACGTGGGCGTGCTGAGACAGCTGGGGGCAAGGGGACACTTGGATGCACTGGGTGGGTGAGCCCAACATCGGGCAAGTGAGCTGGCGGTACCCCCTGGTACTGTTAGCAAGGCTCAGGAAAGGCCGTTCTGCTCTGTACCTGTCCCACCGGATGAGCATGaggtttttaaaaggtttttataTAGTTTTGCATTTCTGGTATGCCTTATTCTGGTTTTGATTTCTGATATCAGGCCATACTAGATCTCTAGCTGGGTCAGTGTTTTCTCTAGCCATTGGGCACCACAAATGACTCAAGACTTAATATCTTATTTGCAAGAATATTGTTTTAATGTGAAAATATATGCAGAGTATTTTGTAATGTTCAATAAATCGGAGTTGGAGCAGGCGTCGCGGTCTGGTCTCTGTGCTGCCTGGGAACCTCTGCCCATGCAGGTTCCTGCAGCTCCCAGTTCAGTTCTCCCTGGCAGGCACCGcgtccctgtgcctctctgctcttagaatcatagaatcacagaatcattaaggttgggaaagacctctaagatcatcaagtccaactgtcttCACCCGAGGCCACAGCCCCGCTCTCGGACTCGACGTGGCTAACTGGATTTCCTACTTTCGATAACATTTGTGGAAAACATGAAATTCTTTCCGAACAGAAGCTTGCCTGCAGCAGTCGTTAGATCCTGCCGTGGGGAGCAGCCGGCAAgaggccagcagcagccaggccctTGCTGCCCGCTGTTGTGGCTGCTGTGCAGCCGCAGTGCTGGGAGCCCAGACCTTCCTGTGTCCATGCTTCCTATCTCTTTGCCAAAAATGTGGCTCAAATGGGTCTGTTTCAGGGTATTCTGGATTAGAGGAACCTCTCTGCACTGATGTGTgctggctctgctctcccctcgATCTGCTGGCTCCCCTTCTCCTAAAGGAGAGTAAATGCGGTTTCCTTGATTCACAAGACCGATGTTTGGTTTGTATTCAACCCGGTGTCTACCATCCCCCCCAGGTCCTTTCTGACGGATTCCCTACACAGCTCCTAGCCTCGAGACCTCTGGAAGCTCTTGCTCCTCCTGACGTTTCCCATCCACCTCGCGTCCCACCGACCGGAGGTGCTGTGCGCACCGGACCTCAGCGCCAGCATTCCCTGCAGACACGATCGCCTTGGCTGCGCACCAGGTTGTGCGGGCCAGGTTGTTTTCCCAGGAGTGGTGTGTCTGCAGCATCCAGGTCCTTGCAGGAGGAAGAGCAGACATCTCGCCTTTGGGAaatgctggggctggctgctgctgtctcACAGGGTTATCTGAGCCTAGCAGCTCACGCGTGTGTGGGCTCTCCAGGCCACCAGCCAGCAGCTTGGAGCCCCCTCTTCCTGCCCTTGACCTCAGCCGTGCTATGGCCAGGGACGGTGGCTCCTACTATTTATTCTCATACTCCACTCTCCATATTTCACTTTACAGGGAGAGATAGCAGGCAGTGTCCTTCCTCCGCAGGATGGCTCCGAGCCTTCCAGCATAGCACCGAGCCGCCTCTTTCAGCCTAAAAATACTGAAGTGCTTCAGTGGAAAAACGCAAGAACCGGGCCAAACCACAAACACATGTGCCCAAACCTCTGCTTCTCCAGGACAGAGCAAGGCATAACCAAAGGAGCTGCTTCTCCGACTAACCCAGAACATACAACCCTCTGATTGCTATTACAACCACCCTGTCCCAGCACCGCCTGACTATTGCAGACTAGTCATTTTGCACACAGGCTTCTCCTTAGAGCCTGCCATCAAACCACACATTTTTTCCACAGTGATTTACTTTCTCCATTGCTCATCTCCTCCAGTTCCTCCGTGGCACCCGAACTTGTGAAGTCAGCAGGGGATGGAAGGCAGCTCTGGTGACGGGGGCATCAGCTGGATGGAAGAGCCAAGCTGTGGGCGGTGGATTGGTGTTGGCCATCTCCTGAGTCAAATCACCAGCTCGCCATTGCACAATGCACGTTGGAGCATCAGGTAGATTTTAGGCTGGAAGGGGCTCGGGAGGTCTGTGGTCCAGCCCTGGCTCCATGCAGGGCTGGTGGCAAAGCTACAGCAAGCAACTCGGAGCCTCATCTAGCTGGGCTCGGCAAGTCCCTGAGGATGGAGATGTCACCCTGTCCCAGAGCCACACCATGGCTGCGCCACTCTTGCGCAGAATAATTTTCTCCTTATGCCCAGCAAGAATGTCCCATGtcgccattgcctcttgtcctcccaGGTGCGTCTCTGAGAAGAACTGGGCTCTGGTTTCCCTGTGCCCCCTTGTAGGTAGCTCCCCTCTTTGCCTTGCCTTCCTAAAGCTGGTTTTCTCTGCTATATATCTATGATCTGTCTTGTTCCGGGGAGCCCCAGGCTGGAGCTAGTACCCAGCTGTGCCTCAGAGGTACCAACTCAAGAGGAATGATCATCTCCTTAAACCTGCCAGCTTCACGTTCTCCACTGCAGCAGGGGTGCTGCTGACTCATGGGCGGCCTTGTGCGATTTTTCGTGCTGCTCTATTTCTGGAGCACTGCTGACGCCCTCGTGGGATGCTTTCACGACGGCCTACACAGGCACAAGAGGTGGGCAGGCAGTGAACGGGAGCCCAGCTTCTCACCTCCCCCTGGACTCTAGCAAGCACAGAGCGTGGCAGAGGCTTTGGCCACGCTCACCTTTTCACAGAGAACAGGGGGAAGGAGAATCCAGGAGTTCAGTCTGATCGTATGTGGGTACGCGCATCTTGGAGACACGTCAGTCTGTTCCTTGCTCCTTCCTGCTCCTGTCCGTCCCTCCAGACACCCGTCTCACCTGGATACGATCAGACCGATCACCTCTCCTGACTCCTCCTGCGTTTCCCTCCCTGCTCTTTGCATGTGGAGCAGCCATTCCTGCTCCCTGCTTTCACTGGAAGCTTATTCTGCCTTTTGGTGGAGGGAACAATCTATTTTCCCTCCGGAATTCCCTCCGAAGGGGTGGATGCCAGCCCTGGTCCCACTCTGGCGAAGTCGTGCCGCAGTTGCTCGGCTGACGGGACGCGAgccggccggggccgggcagcgagCGGCTGGTGATGGAGCCGGGATCAGCCTGCAGCCGGGGCGGATAATGAGGAACAGATTCGCGCTGGGCAGCAGTTCCCATGCTGCGTTCCAGGGCAGAGCGGCCAGGATGGGAGAGCCTTTGTGCTTCACGTTGCACCCCTCCGGCGCACGTTGAGCCAGCCCCTGGGCTCGCCCGTGCCTCCTCGCTGTCTGCCAGCAGTGAGCGTCCCCGCGCTCCCCGCAGAGCTGGGGACCCTCTTCATGGCTGTGCCACTCGCCAGGCTGCAGGGCTGGTCGGGAGGCTTTCCCTGTGCCCTGGGCTGAGGACAGACGAGATCAGTGGTATCTTTAGgtcagcaggagctgggtgggGTGATGCACACCCCCCTTCGTGGTTCAGATTTCTCTGCCTTTGCCTGGAGGAGCCAACGCGGCTGAGGGACTCCCTGCGCCGGAGGACTGCgtggccaggctgctgctcccgGGGTCTCCCGCAGAACGGCCGGGATGGATGCCAGCACGGCGGGGGCTTTGATTTTACGAGTACCCCAGATCCTGGCGTCGTGATCTTCCCCGCAGCCAGACAGAGCCGTTCCCCACAGCCGTGTGGAAAGCCCAGATCCCTGAAGAAGccacccaggctcctctcgccTCACCTTACCTGGGCATCCAGTGCCACGCAGCCAGACGGCCCCGAAGGTAAATGAAACCTGTGGTGGGTTAGTTGGAGAGGGAGGGTGCTGAGGACACTCTGGGGAGGTGGCCACCAGCCCCGTTGGTCTGGCCTGCGTCAGACCACAGGTTAACCCACGGGCAGCCGATGACGAAGGGCTCAGAGAGCCCAGGGTGCCCCGTCTTCTTGCCGCGTGGGGTCCTGGCAGAGATCAGGCTCTGTGGAAGGTCTGCTGTCTTGGTgcttcccctctctcccagcGGTGTGGGGAGATCTTTGCCCGTGCACAGGCTTCGCCTCCCCGAGCCCAGCTGAGCCGCTGGTGTTGAAGTTGGAGGGCTGGTTCACGTTTTGCTCTGGCTCCTGGCTGTCACACACCCAGCCCCGCACGTCGCTCCCCGGCGGTTCTGGGGCTCGGAGCCGCCCCGGGAGCCCTCCCAGGGGATATTCCCTTGCCTAGCACATAGAGACACGTATTTTCTGTAGGCATCTCTAGCCTTGCCTGTCGATGGGGAAAGCTGGCAAAAGCTTTGCAAAGGTAGCccagaaagatgaaaaacagaaaaacaaaaaagaaaaaaagaaaaaaaaaaaaaaaaagaaaaaaaaaagaaaaaagaaaaaaaaagaaaaaaagaaaaaaaagaaaacaaccgtGAAGGCCAGGAACTATGCTGTTCCCCCATGGTGTGGTGCGGGGCTGGCTGATGGGAGGTGGAGGAGCCCCAGCTCACGTTTGGCGGGACCGAAGGGCAGCGACCGCCGGACAGTGAGCTGTGACCCCCATCTGGGGTTCCCCCTGCCCAGAATCGCGATAAATGTTTGATTTCCCCCTCTCCACCCACCGCCCCCTTAGCAAAAACAGCTTTTGAAGCAAACAGGAAATTACAGAGGCTAAAGAGAGCCCCGCAGCCACCTCGCCGCGCTCGGGTTTGTCCGCACACGGTGCACACGGCGCTCCAGATGGCCAAAGGCAACCGATCTGCCCCCGGACTGCCAGAAacggggggaccccccccccgacccGGGGAGCCGACGGTGCGAgggcggcacccctgctcccctgAGGGGGAGAGCCGAGGCTCTCCGGGCCGAAGGAGGGTCCGGAGCCCTTCGTTGCGGGGACCCCCCATCaccgcgggcggggccgggggcagcggggaggccgccgccgccgtaCCCGGCGCGGCCGGCAGGTGTCGCCCCGCGCCCAGGCCGCCCCCTGGCCCAGCCCACCGCCAAGATGGCGGCCGCGCTCCTCACAAGGCCTGGGCGGGCCCCGAGGGGGGTGCTGAGCCCGGCGAGGAGCGCCCGAGGCCCCGCGTTGCCGCGAAGGGGGAAAAATGATGGCCGTGTGGTAGTTCCAGGTCTCTTTCGGCGTGCCTGGGGATCAGCCGTGAGCGGGGCGAGCTGCTCCCGTCGGCATCCCCACTGCCTTCCTGAGGGTCGCTCGGGGGGTGCGGGCAGCCGCCTGCTCCCGCCCGTTGGGAGACCCCGCTCTGCACAGCTA encodes:
- the SLC9A5 gene encoding sodium/hydrogen exchanger 5 isoform X2 encodes the protein MDFLLFGSLISAVDPVAVLAVFEEVHVNETLFIIVFGESLLNDAVTVVLYKVFNSFVELGPAHIHATDYVKGVASFFLVSLGGTAVGLLFAFLLALITRFTKRVRIIEPLFVFLLAYVAYLAAEMVSLSSILAVTFCGICCKKYVEANISQKSRTTVKYTMKTLASSSETIIFMFLGISAVDTSKWAWDTALVLGTLFFILLFRAVGVVLQTCVLNRFRLIPLDRIDQVVMSYGGLRGAVAFALVILLDRAKVKAKDYFVATTIVVVFFTVIVQGLTIKPLVTWLKVKRSDHHKPTLNEELHEHAFDHILAAVEDIVGHHGYHYWRDKWEQFDKKYLSQLLMRKSAYRLRDEIWDVYYKLNIRDAISFVDQGGHVLSAAKLALPSMPSRTSMSESSVTNLLRESGSGACLDLQVIDTVRSRRDKEDAAMHHVLRGSLYKPRRRYKASYSRHFISPDKQERQDKEIFRQNMKRRLETFKSTKHNVCSSKSKARLKEKGRKKKNISLSSDAPNGKMPRNVPWQEAAPVLVMVSSEEEESDSSETEREDDEGIVFVARATDEVLQGKTTPGSLDVCPSPCIIPPSPTLAEKELPWKGDQADLAVYVSSETTKIVPVDMQKAWNQSISSLESIASPPGIESGPQHRRFACPVLEEQPQSASSAVPERSSCFQFPSHISKSGRSQSDSSPDGAEQQELQPLMATEEQGRVLPAAEPRWMMFNRASHL